The following nucleotide sequence is from Gemmatimonadaceae bacterium.
GTTGCGGCTTCGCTTCCACCGGGAGAGGCCGCCACGTACCTGCTCGGCCTTCGCTACGTCGATGCGCTGCCGCAGGTCACGCAGGGCAAGGGCACGACGATCTTCCTTCCCAGCGAAGCCGCCGGCGCCCTGGGGGCGATGGGCGCCCTGCGAAAGGTCATGGACGCCGCCGGCCAGAATGCGGCCGCTGGTGACGCGCCGCGTCCCACCGGTGCGCTTGGCTTTCCGCCGGGCGGCAGTTCCAAGGGCTAAGTTAGGATATGCCGAAACCGATCACCAAAGAGCGCGCTGAGAAGGTCGCCAAGGCGCATGCGTGCGAGCACTGTGGGGAGTACAGCTACAAGAAGCTCACCATCAAGCCCGCCACGGCTTCGAATCGCAAGGAATTCGGGGAAGTGTGGCATTGCATCAAGATCTGCGGCGTCTGCGGCATGGAACAGGAAATGGGCATCGACGGCGAAGGTGAGATCGCGTACGTGAACTGAGCGACCGCAAGAAACGGAATCCCGAGCGCAAGAAACGGAATTTCCAGCGCAAGAAACGGATTGGCCGCAGGCGGCAAATCAGCGAGACTAAGGGCACCGGCGCATGGCGCGCCCGGTGCCCTTTTGCACGGAGCAGCCCGATGCCCACGTTCGCCCCCTCTCGTTCGCGTCATCCCAGCCCGCGTGCCGCCCGTTACGATCCGGTGCCACGGTCAGCGGCCGAAGACATTGCGTTCGGCCAGTTCGACTCGCCACTCGGCATCGTGCTGCTCGGGGTCACGGCGCGCGGCATTCGCTATCTCGCGCTCGGCGATTCGGCCGCGGCGCTTGAGCGCGAGATGCGCGCCGCCCTGCCCTGGGCGTCGTTCAGCCGCACGCTGTCCGTGCCGGACGAATGGCACGAGGAGATCACGCGGCGGCTGGCCGGCGCGGCGGCGCACACCCCCCTGCCGCTGCACACGAACGGCACGCCGTTCGAAGAATCCGTCTGGGCGGTGCTGCGTCGCATCCCGCGCGGCGAGCGGCGCACCTATCAGCAGCTCGCCGCCGAGATTGGCCGTCCCACGGCCGTGCGAGCGGTCGCCCAGGCGTGCGCGCACAACAACGTCGCCGTGCTGATTCCGTGCCATCGCGTCGTGCGGGCGGATGGCACGCTCGGCGGCTACCGGTGGGGGGTTGATCGCAAGCAGACGCTGCTCGACGCGGAACGCACACCGGCTGAAACTTCCGCGTCCCGGGATACGTAGTAGTTCATCGAAGCGAGTTGCGTCGCCCAATCGCCCGCGCCCGGCCATCCACCCGATGCCGGGCGCGTGTTCTTGCCCCTCGGCGCGTGGATTGGATGAGGCAACGGTCAGTGCCGCAGGATAGTATATATTTGCCCGCCGCCATCGACCGTCTGCCATCACTCGCCCCGTGCTAGATCTCTCCAAGCTCCACCCCGGTGACCGCGTCCAACACGAGCTGTTGGTGCTCGATCGCGCCGACAAGGAGACCCGCGATGGCAAGCCGTTCGCGCGCCTGACGCTCGGCAACTCCACCGGACGCATCGAGACGGCGCCCGTCTGGTCCGAACAGCTCCCGTGGGTGGCCGGCGCCGAGAAGGGCAAGATCGTGCAGGCCATCGGCACGGTGGGTGAATATCAGGGCAAGCGCCAGCTCACGCTGACGGCGCCGCTGCGCGTCCTTCCGGCATCGGCCGCCAGTGCGGAGCAGTTTCTGCCGCGGGTCGCGCGCCGGACAGAGGAGCTCTGGGCGTGGATCGATCAGCAGCGTGCCAC
It contains:
- a CDS encoding methylated-DNA--[protein]-cysteine S-methyltransferase, producing MPRSAAEDIAFGQFDSPLGIVLLGVTARGIRYLALGDSAAALEREMRAALPWASFSRTLSVPDEWHEEITRRLAGAAAHTPLPLHTNGTPFEESVWAVLRRIPRGERRTYQQLAAEIGRPTAVRAVAQACAHNNVAVLIPCHRVVRADGTLGGYRWGVDRKQTLLDAERTPAETSASRDT